The Onychomys torridus chromosome 4, mOncTor1.1, whole genome shotgun sequence genome includes a window with the following:
- the Sys1 gene encoding protein SYS1 homolog isoform X1, translated as MAGQFRSYVWDPLLILSQIVLMQTVYYGSLGLWLALVDALVRSSPSLDQMFDAEILGFSTPPGRLSMMSFILNALTCALGLLYFIRRGKQCLDFTVTVHFFHLLGCWLYSSRFPSALTWWLVQAVCIALMAVIGEYLCMRTELKEIPLSSAPKSNV; from the exons ATGGCGGGCCAGTTTCGCAGCTACGTGTGGGATCCATTGCTGATCCTGTCGCAGATCGTGCTCATGCAGACCGTGTACTATGGCTCGCTGGGCCTGTGGCTGGCGCTGGTGGACGCGCTGGTGCGCAGCAGCCCTTCCCTGGACCAGATGTTCGACGCGGAG ATCCTGGGCTTTTCCACCCCTCCAGGCCGGCTCTCCATGATGTCCTTCATCCTCAACGCCCTCACCTG TGCCCTGGGCTTGCTGTACTTCATCCGGCGAGGGAAGCAGTGTCTGGATTTCACTGTCACTGTCCATTTCTTTCACCTCCTGGGCTGTTGGCTCTACAGCTCCCGTTTCCCCTCGGCACTGACCTGGTGGTTGGTCCAAGCTGTGTGCATTGCACTCATGGCCGTCATCGGGGAGTACCTGTGCATGCGGACGGAGCTCAAGGAGATCCCCCTCAGCTCGGCCCCTAAATCTAATGTCTAG
- the Sys1 gene encoding protein SYS1 homolog isoform X2 — protein sequence MAGQFRSYVWDPLLILSQIVLMQTVYYGSLGLWLALVDALVRSSPSLDQMFDAEILGFSTPPGRLSMMSFILNALTWG from the exons ATGGCGGGCCAGTTTCGCAGCTACGTGTGGGATCCATTGCTGATCCTGTCGCAGATCGTGCTCATGCAGACCGTGTACTATGGCTCGCTGGGCCTGTGGCTGGCGCTGGTGGACGCGCTGGTGCGCAGCAGCCCTTCCCTGGACCAGATGTTCGACGCGGAG ATCCTGGGCTTTTCCACCCCTCCAGGCCGGCTCTCCATGATGTCCTTCATCCTCAACGCCCTCACCTG